Proteins from a genomic interval of Spea bombifrons isolate aSpeBom1 chromosome 4, aSpeBom1.2.pri, whole genome shotgun sequence:
- the RPL18A gene encoding 60S ribosomal protein L18a, with the protein MKASGTLREYKVIGRSLPTAKVPSPPLYRMRIFAPNHVVAKSRFWYFVSQLKKMKKASGEIVYCGQVFEKSPLKVKNFGIWLRYDSRSGTHNMYREYRDLTTAAAVTQCYRDMGARHRARAHAIQIMKVEVIPANKCRRPAIKQFHDSKIKFPLPHRVLRRQHKPRFTTKRPNTCF; encoded by the exons ATGAAGGCGTCGGGCACT ctAAGGGAGTATAAGGTCATCGGGCGCAGCCTGCCCACCGCAAAGGTTCCATCCCCACCTCTATACCGCATGCGAATCTTCGCACCCAACCATGTTGTTGCCAAGTCTCGCTTCTGGTACTTCGTCTCCCAGCttaagaagatgaagaaggcCTCTGGAGAGATTGTTTACTGCGGACAG GTGTTTGAGAAATCTCCTCTGAAGGTGAAGAACTTTGGTATCTGGCTGCGTTATGACTCTCGCAGTGGAACACACAACATGTACAGGGAATACAGAGACCTGACTACTGCTGCTGCAGTAACCCAGTGCT accgtgatatgggtgcaCGCCATCGCGCTCGTGCTCACGCTATTCAGATCATGAAGGTTGAGGTGATCCCTGCCAACAAATGTCGCAGACCTGCTATTAAGCAGTTCCAT GACTCCAAGATCAAGTTCCCTCTGCCTCACAGAGTTCTGCGTCGCCAGCACAAGCCCCGCTTCACCACCAAGAGACCAAACACCTGCTTCTAA
- the KICS2 gene encoding KICSTOR subunit 2, which produces MVVPNAPAAPGLQEDEDDDELLLMTSSMMIPLMSPPVTAEQGVLQTFFTHLGNLSYDKAKDHVEKEKEANKNAGASWCSMLAALAHLAAAEKAYHSMSFMGQKPGGQSFFSRKDSIRTNYTSLYNELKKVVTTGRNAVGGTAPHLEELLSHISEQLCFFVQARMEIADFYEKMYTLSSQKFINSEELVSILDTLLKKYSARFHHPILSPLESVFQLELDVLGHLLKAQCLIFEWKFLLSLVNLHNAHTKLQTLGQIFEKQKETRKHLFGGQSQKAVQPPHLFLWLMKFKNLLVAKFSFYFHEALSRQTLEMKTLTAKTNPDYFGKISSFIRKYDAVNVSLIFDNRGSDSFQGHGYHHPDSYREAPKGVDQYPAIVSLPNDRPVMHWPNVIMIMSDKSSDLNTLEKVVYFYDEKVQSTYFMTRPEPHFTIVVIFESKKSERDSHFISFLNELSHSLKSSRVFASLKPGSKG; this is translated from the exons ATGGTAGTGCCCAATGCTCCGGCTGCCCCCGGGCTgcaggaggacgaggatgacgACGAGCTACTCCTGATGACTTCCTCTATGATGATTCCGCTTATGTCCCCACCGGTCACCGCGGAGCAGGGTGTGCTGCAGACCTTCTTTACTCACTTGGGAAACCTCTCTTACGACAAGGCCAAGGATCACGTGGAGAAGGAGAAGGAGGCCAACAAGAATGCTGGCGCCTCCTGGTGCTCCATGCTGGCAGCCCTGGCACATCTGGCCGCGGCGGAGAAGGCTTATCACAGCATGAGCTTTATGGGACAGAAACCGG GTGGACAGTCATTCTTCAGTAGAAAGGATTCCATCAGAACCAATTATACCTCCTTGTACAATGAACTGAAGAAAGTGGTGACCACGGGTAGGAATGCTGTTGGAGGGACAGCTCCTCACTTGGAAGAACTGCTGTCCCACATTTCAGAGCAGCTGTGCTTCTTTGTTCAGGCGCGAATGGAAATTGCTGACTTCTACGAGAAGATGTATACTTTGAGCAGCCAAAAGTTCATCAACTCAGAGGAGCTGGTCAGCATTTTGGATACCCTCTTGAAAAAGTACAGCGCAAG GTTTCACCACCCTATATTGTCTCCACTAGAAAGTGTATTTCAGCTTGAATTGGACGTTCTTGGTCATCTTCTGAAAGCCCAGTGTTTGATTTTTGAGTGGAAATTTCTCTTGTCATTGGTAAACTTGCATAATGCCCACACAAAACTACAGACTCTGGGTCAAATATttgagaaacaaaaagaaacaaggaAACATCTGTTTGGAGGACAATCTCAGAAGGCCGTTCAGCCTCCACATCTATTCCTTTGGCTTATGAAATTTAAAAACCTTCTTGTGGCCAAGTTTAGCTTTTACTTCCACGAGGCTCTTAGTAGACAGACATTGGAGATGAAGACACTTACAGCTAAAACAAATCCAGACTATTTTGGTAAAATCTCAAGCTTTATTAGAAAATATGATGCTGTCAATGTCTCCTTAATTTTTGACAATAGAGGCTCAGATAGTTTTCAAGGTCATGGTTATCACCATCCAGATTCGTACAGGGAAGCACCCAAAGGTGTAGACCAGTACCCAGCGATAGTGTCTTTGCCCAATGATAGACCTGTAATGCACTGGCCTAACGTCATCATGATAATGAGCGACAAGAGTTCTGACCTCAATACTTTGGAAAAGGTTGTCTACTTCTATGACGAAAAAGTTCAAAGCACATACTTTATGACGCGCCCCGAGCCACATTTTACAATTGTGGTGATTTTTGAGTCAAAAAAGTCAGAGAGAGACTcccatttcatttcttttctcAATGAACTCTCCCACTCTCTGAAGAGCTCCAGAGTGTTTGCAAGCTTGAAGCCCGGTTCCAAAGGTTGA